A DNA window from Eremothecium cymbalariae DBVPG#7215 chromosome 3, complete sequence contains the following coding sequences:
- a CDS encoding 40S ribosomal protein uS14 (similar to Ashbya gossypii AER052W), producing MAHENVWYSHPRNYGKGSRQCRVCASHSGLIRKYDLNICRQCFREKASDIGFHKYR from the coding sequence ATGGCTCACGAAAACGTTTGGTACTCCCACCCAAGAAACTACGGTAAGGGTTCTCGTCAGTGTCGTGTCTGCGCCTCTCACTCTGGTTTGATCAGAAAGTACGACTTGAACATCTGTCGTCAATGCTTCAGAGAGAAGGCCAGTGACATTGGTTTTCACAAGTACCGTTAA
- the REH1 gene encoding Reh1p (similar to Ashbya gossypii AER050C) yields the protein MDSPVIFTCNSCMIQFKSSELQRYHMKTEWHRYNLKRRITALPPISSDVFLQKLQVSQREQELHQVDEFGFPVLKPIDNSAGNENKNARKYRGRCKDTVTNKSKRSASPASSITSRVSKISVRSTDYDEASASEYGFTTEDSHYESDSVSSSDFNGKDEQMVRVSDCIFCDVQYEDVDRNLRHMLQFHGLYIPERSYLVDLPGLLHYLLEIIVVNMQCLCCSFQGVGIESIRTHMAAKGHCRIPYESKEERSKIASFYDFSLASAETTTPKSCNTEKKISFKDSAEYIPIETEENSISKELNANNGEDINTNISVVQVDSSGVELMLPTGTKIGHRCMQRYYRQNVLHPAQESDGVRTVAISHSRSVPGVTEKEFKRNNKQMKKLERLDHTKEEHKHLKRANFQKYHRDELLQ from the coding sequence ATGGATTCTCCTGTCATTTTCACTTGTAACTCATGTATGATTCAATTCAAATCAAGTGAACTGCAACGTTACCATATGAAAACGGAGTGGCATAGGTACAATTTAAAACGAAGGATTACAGCATTGCCACCAATAAGCTCAGATGTGTTTTTGCAAAAGCTACAAGTATCTCAAAGAGAACAGGAGCTACATCAAGTAGATGAGTTTGGTTTCCCTGTTTTAAAGCCAATCGACAACTCTGCGGGTAATGAAAACAAGAATGCAAGGAAATACAGGGGGCGGTGTAAGGACACTGTTACAAATAAATCCAAAAGGTCTGCTTCTCCAGCCAGCTCGATTACTTCAAGggtttcaaaaatatctgtACGTAGTACAGATTATGATGAAGCCAGCGCGTCCGAATACGGGTTTACTACTGAGGACTCACATTATGAATCGGATTCTGTTAGCTCATCAGATTTCAACGGCAAAGATGAACAAATGGTTCGAGTTAGCGATTGTATTTTTTGTGATGTTCAatatgaagatgttgataGAAACTTGCGACATATGCTCCAATTTCATGGGCTCTACATACCTGAAAGGTCGTATTTGGTGGATTTACCTGGATTGCTACACTATTTACTTGAAATCATCGTCGTAAACATGCAATGCTTGTGCTGCAGTTTCCAGGGTGTTGGTATTGAGAGTATTAGGACACACATGGCAGCGAAGGGTCACTGTAGAATACCTTATgaatcaaaagaagaacgGTCGAAGattgcttctttttatgATTTCAGCCTTGCCAGTGCCGAAACCACAACCCCTAAGTCTTGCAACactgaaaagaaaatcaGTTTCAAGGATTCTGCCGAATATATACCAATAGAAACAGAAGAGAATAGTATTTCCAAAGAGTTAAATGCAAATAACGGTGAAGACATtaatacaaatatttccGTAGTTCAAGTGGACAGTTCAGGTGTTGAATTGATGCTACCGACAGGCACAAAAATAGGGCACCGCTGTATGCAAAGGTATTACAGGCAAAATGTGCTACATCCTGCCCAAGAATCGGATGGTGTGCGCACTGTAGCAATATCACATTCAAGATCTGTACCTGGAGTCACAGAAAAGGAGTTTAAAAGGAATAATAAGcaaatgaaaaagttgGAACGACTAGATCatacaaaagaagaacataaACATCTTAAGAGGgcaaattttcaaaaatatcatagAGATGAACTACTTCAGTAA
- the VAC14 gene encoding Vac14p (similar to Ashbya gossypii AER049W), translating into MDKSVIKGLNDKIYEKRKAAAQQLEKIVRECVANEDHKTIDRIIEELYRDYAYALHQPMARNAGLMGLAAAAIALGNKYAASYLNKILPPVLACFGDQNDQVRFYACESLYNIAKIAKGDILVYFNEVFDVLCKISADTDTSVKGAAELLDRLIKDIASECASTHVAAVNNDPKDTPTATTTEPQTGDVIQLDQSIYQQEGSELAFSLPDFIPLLSERIHAINPDTRMFMVSWLQVLDSIPDLELITYLPTFLPGLFTFLGDSLNDVRVVTLALLNSLLREVERVAQLQNSLKLQGLEIHQTLDETPSKKPEGVLIAERKKTLMNQFEQLSVTENVNEVPKEVEDDISQNNLPDSVASSADRIKASEFRNGELYHPGQDVHLDFPKIIEILINNLSCAEPEIQSVVLNWIQTILRISSNDILPFLSKILSVLLKILSDSDPRIGEMARQVNSSLIDLTTKYDTTDKINYGPIVNTLTLHFLDSNVTTKIACLDWLILIYNKDPQQLINHDESTHLTLLKSLSDKDPRLISKALELISNLCNGSDEAYIRKFITNLLKLFKENDTLLKTRANYIIRQLCAKLSAERIYKTVSSIIENDDDVNFVRMIIHSLTINLITTSELQPLRKKLRSGEYWAFFVTLFKSWSHNPISLFSMCLVSENYGLAYSVLQIYVDYDLSVNDLLQIDILVQFLESPVFTRLRMQLLEHEKYPFLHKCLYGILMILPQSKAFEILNARLKSVSWLAIQAVDTNLLQKQTENPGRSISQNRAQHQSLLDHFKQICEKEYQQTAQRTSYDENVVDFKDVLSRQTNFDNTPKLIINDQDIRREANNVEPVLYSAAASSNVVPKLSAMDNLNES; encoded by the exons ATGG ACAAATCGGTGATTAAGGGGTTGAATGATAAGATATATGAGAAACGAAAGGCAGCAGCGCAACAATTGGAGAAAATTGTAAGGGAGTGCGTTGCCAACGAGGATCATAAAACTATTGATAGGATCATTGAGGAACTATATCGCGATTACGCATATGCGTTGCATCAGCCGATGGCTAGAAATGCAGGTTTAATGGGTcttgcagcagcagcaattgcCCTAGGTAACAAGTATGCTGCTAGTTACTTGAACAAAATTCTTCCCCCTGTATTGGCTTGTTTTGGTGATCAAAACGATCAGGTTCGTTTTTATGCATGCGAAAGCTTGTATAACATTGCAAAGATAGCAAAGGGGGATATTTTGGTCTACTTTAATGAGGTATTTGATGTGCTGTGCAAAATTAGTGCGGACACAGATACATCGGTGAAGGGTGCAGCCGAATTGTTGGACCGTTTAATCAAAGATATTGCGTCCGAATGTGCTTCCACGCATGTTGCCGCTGTGAATAATGATCCGAAAGATACCCCAACGGCTACCACAACTGAACCCCAGACGGGTGATGTGATTCAGTTGGACCAAAGTATTTATCAACAAGAAGGAAGTGAACTTGCATTTTCACTACCTGATTTCATCCCTCTGCTATCAGAGCGCATTCATGCGATAAACCCTGATACCAGAATGTTCATGGTATCTTGGCTACAGGTGCTTGATAGTATCCCAGATCTGGAGTTGATTACATACTTGCCCACCTTTCTGCCCGGTTTATTTACATTTTTGGGAGATTCTCTCAATGATGTGAGAGTGGTGACTTTAGCATTGCTCAATTCATTACTACGTGAGGTTGAGCGTGTCGCCCAACTCCAGAATTCACTTAAACTACAGGGATTAGAAATCCATCAGACGTTAGATGAAACTCCTAGCAAAAAACCTGAGGGTGTCCTTATTGCAGAACGTAAAAAGACTCTGATGAATcaatttgaacaattgtCCGTAACGGAAAATGTTAACGAAGTCCCAAAAGAAGTTGAGGATGATATCTCCCAAAATAACCTTCCGGACTCCGTTGCTAGTAGTGCCGATCGGATAAAAGCATCCGAATTTCGTAACGGTGAACTTTACCATCCAGGTCAAGACGTGCATCTAGATTTCCCCAAAATAATTGAAATCTTAATTAACAACTTAAGCTGTGCTGAGCCAGAAATTCAGTCCGTTGTTTTAAACTGGATCCAAACAATCTTGCGGATTTCTTCTAATGATATACTTCCGTTCCTGTCAAAAATTCTATCCGTGctgttgaaaattttgagtGATTCAGATCCAAGAATTGGGGAAATGGCTAGACAGGTAAATTCTAGCCTTATAGACTTGACCACGAAATATGATACAACCGATAAAATAAACTACGGACCAATTGTAAACACTTTGACTTTGCATTTTTTGGATAGCAATGTTACTACCAAAATTGCATGTTTAGACTGGCTAATTCTCATTTACAACAAGGATCCTCAACAGCTGATTAATCATGATGAAAGCACTCACCTCACTCTACTGAAATCTTTGTCTGATAAAGATCCAAGATTAATTTCAAAGGCATTAGAGCTAATAAGCAACCTGTGCAATGGTTCTGATGAAGCATACATTAGAAAGTTCATTACAAATTTACTGAAACTATTTAAGGAAAATGATACCTTATTGAAGACTCGTGCAAACTACATTATCAGACAGTTGTGTGCGAAATTGTCTGCCGAGAGAATCTATAAAACTGTATCTTCGAtaattgaaaatgatgatgacgtCAATTTCGTAAGAATGATAATTCACAGTTTAACCATCAACTTGATTACGACATCAGAGTTGCAACCATTACGCAAGAAACTAAGAAGTGGAGAATATTGGGCATTTTTTGTGACTTTGTTCAAATCATGGTCCCATAATccaatttctttattttcGATGTGTTTGGTTTCTGAGAATTATGGACTTGCATATTCCGTTTTACAAATATATGTTGATTATGACTTATCAGTGAACGATTTACTGCAAATCGATATTCTGgttcaatttcttgaatcTCCAGTGTTCACTAGATTACGCATGCAATTATTAGAGCATGAGAAATATCCATTTTTGCACAAATGTTTATATGGCATCTTGATGATATTACCACAGTCAAAAGCATTTGAAATACTAAATGCTAGGTTGAAGAGCGTCAGCTGGTTGGCGATTCAGGCGGTTGATACGAATTTattacaaaaacaaactgAGAACCCTGGCCGTTCTATTTCCCAAAACAGGGCACAACATCAAAGTTTGCTGGATCACTTTAAACAAATTTGCGAAAAAGAATATCAGCAAACGGCACAAAGAACATCCTATGATGAAAACGTTGTCGATTTTAAAGACGTTTTGTCCCGTCAAAcaaattttgataatacACCTAAATTGATCATAAACGATCAGGATATAAGACGTGAAGCTAATAACGTTGAACCAGTACTGTattcagcagcagctaGCAGCAACGTGGTGCCTAAACTATCTGCAATGGATAATTTGAATGAAAGTTGA
- the SWC7 gene encoding Swc7p (similar to Ashbya gossypii AER048C) — MEHKDNVTLLLLQLLLYRQQELVHNNRALDYERLLMNPTVDEEVLKRFTRHKLVRLYCPYICDIQLRGMKSIVQDIFTKGLKDNKGNVPVTLVTLANHYYRQRIQQLEKEELPKLKELIQSNLNG; from the coding sequence ATGGAGCATAAGGATAATGTTACTTTATTGCTTTTACAATTGCTGCTGTATAGGCAGCAAGAATTGGTTCATAACAATAGGGCATTAGACTATGAAAGGTTGTTAATGAACCCGACTGTAGATGAGGAAGTGTTAAAGAGATTTACCAGGCACAAGCTTGTTCGCTTATATTGTCCGTATATATGTGATATCCAATTACGTGGGATGAAGAGCATTGTACAGGACATATTTACGAAGGGTCTGAAAGATAACAAGGGCAACGTGCCTGTAACACTGGTAACCCTGGCAAATCATTACTACAGGCAGAGAATACAGCAATTAGAAAAGGAGGAACTTCCGAAATTAAAAGAACTGATACAGAGTAACTTAAATGGATGA
- the TSR1 gene encoding small subunit rRNA maturation protein TSR1 (similar to Ashbya gossypii AER051C), whose protein sequence is MAGHSHRSSVKNGHKSFKSKHASKGALKRMNKGKVERENNGTGKSVKVVSRLDRKNLTNQLRQKKLLDTARIRKLFEGLHGAPKVVTVIPLTPDVDAGDIVKKLINSGDLDPSGQFSGPWNYSTPSVTNFKVDKFKTTLKLIVPDMSNFINIMDSAKVADFVVFGLSGTSEVDSVFGEQVIRVLELQGIASYMGVVANLSKVHPKEKFQLDVKQSLESYFRHFFPSEDRIYNLEKSSEATNALRVLCQKYPRAVQWRDSRGYLIADSIDFEEGVQGSGDLIVEGVVRGVGLHSNRLIHLPGLGDFMLSKIEKVASSSRASKASSDNSAVNNVFLPDQNRDTLEEFAPEDLEMEELSDNDEFEYANLSSVRYDDHGFLPGREQPMKRVKVPKGTSEYQARWYLEDVVDVDEEDDDDERRLMPEAVGEIDDEFMADVAEAQPVDPLEVNAESETLEDMHVDFPAEEEERQLRAYRELEKDDLEFPDEIELDPSESAIERLKRYRGLKSLHNCVWDADEKDPHAPPEWKRLLRLGNYKNIKRQVNKEVGAGAQVVAGDRVRIYIQFPKHLLDKIVETNLLAFTVYGLLPHEHKQAMANLSIQRWEGYEDPIPSNEPVVVQYGVRRYTIQPQFSSASNSPNNVHKYERFLHHNTVSIATCFLPLDLTQSPALYFKPDAQDPKGLQLIGHGSFLNVDHNRILAKRIILTGHPFKFHKRVITVRYMFFRPEDVEWFKSIPLFTKSGRTGFIKESLGTHGYFKATFDGKLSAQDTVAMPLFRRVWPSTSIAWQY, encoded by the coding sequence ATGGCAGGGCACTCTCATAGGTCTTCCGTCAAGAATGGGCATAAGTCATTTAAGTCCAAACATGCTAGTAAAGGAGCACTTAAAAGGATGAACAAAGGTAAAGTTGAAAGAGAGAATAACGGCACAGGGAAGTCAGTTAAAGTTGTTTCTAGGTTAGATAGAAAGAATTTAACGAACCAATTGAGGCAGAAAAAGCTTTTGGACACTGCTAGGATAAGGAAGTTGTTTGAAGGGTTGCATGGTGCTCCTAAGGTTGTGACGGTGATTCCGTTGACACCTGATGTCGATGCTGGTGATATTGTGAAAAAACTAATTAATTCTGGAGATTTGGATCCCAGTGGGCAGTTTTCTGGACCGTGGAATTATTCGACTCCATCTGTGACCAATTTTAAGGTGGATAAGTTCAAAACCACCTTGAAACTGATTGTTCCGGATATGTcaaattttattaacaTAATGGATTCGGCCAAAGTTGCTGATTTTGTTGTCTTTGGGTTAAGCGGTACATCTGAAGTAGATTCTGTCTTTGGAGAGCAGGTCATTCGGGTGCTAGAACTTCAGGGTATTGCTTCTTACATGGGTGTTGTTGCAAACTTATCGAAAGTCCATCCCAAAGAGAAGTTTCAGTTAGATGTGAAGCAGTCTTTGGAAAGTTATTTTAGACATTTTTTCCCCAGTGAAGACCGTATTTACAATCTTGAGAAGTCTTCGGAAGCGACGAATGCACTAAGGGTGCTGTGTCAGAAATATCCAAGGGCAGTACAGTGGAGGGATTCCAGAGGGTATTTGATTGCAGattcaattgattttgagGAGGGCGTTCAAGGTTCTGGGGACTTAATTGTAGAAGGTGTAGTACGTGGTGTTGGCTTACATTCAAATAGGTTGATCCATCTCCCAGGGTTAGGTGATTTTatgctttcaaaaattgaGAAGGTTGCTTCCAGTTCCAGAGCTAGTAAAGCATCTAGTGATAACTCTGCCGTAAACAATGTGTTTTTACCAGATCAGAACCGAGACACTTTGGAAGAGTTTGCTCCGGAAGATCTCGAGATGGAAGAATTGTCTGATAATGATGAGTTCGAATATGCGAACTTGTCTTCCGTGAGGTACGATGACCATGGTTTTTTGCCTGGTAGGGAACAGCCTATGAAGAGGGTAAAGGTCCCTAAAGGAACCTCCGAATACCAAGCCAGATGGTACCTTGAAGATGTAGTTGATGtcgatgaagaagatgatgatgatgaacgCCGGCTGATGCCTGAAGCAGTTGGCGAAAtagatgatgaatttatGGCAGATGTTGCTGAGGCTCAACCTGTCGATCCTTTAGAAGTAAATGCTGAATCCGAAACACTTGAAGATATGCATGTGGACTTTcctgcagaagaagaagaacgCCAGCTAAGAGCATACCGTGAATTAGAAAAGGACGACTTGGAATTTCCAGATGAAATTGAGTTGGATCCATCGGAATCTGCAATAGAACGTTTAAAGAGGTATCGAGGATTAAAAAGCTTGCATAACTGTGTTTGGGATGCTGACGAAAAAGATCCACATGCTCCACCAGAATGGAAGCGTCTATTGAGGCTTGGAAATTACAAGAATATTAAGCGGCAGGTTAATAAAGAAGTAGGCGCAGGAGCGCAGGTGGTAGCAGGTGATAGAGTCAGAATTTATATCCAGTTTCCTAAGCATCTGTTGGATAAGATCGttgaaacaaatttatTGGCTTTTACTGTCTACGGCTTACTTCCGCACGAACATAAACAAGCAATGGCTAACTTGTCTATACAGAGATGGGAAGGGTATGAAGATCCAATTCCATCTAATGAACCTGTAGTTGTTCAATATGGAGTTAGAAGGTATACAATTCAACCTCAGTTTTCTTCTGCATCAAATTCCCCCAACAACGTTCATAAGTATGAAAGATTCCTGCATCACAATACTGTTTCTATAGCCACATGTTTTCTTCCATTGGATTTGACTCAATCTCCTGCACTTTACTTCAAACCTGATGCGCAAGATCCTAAGGGTCTACAACTCATCGGACATGGCTCCTTCTTAAATGTTGATCACAACAGAATCCTGGCGAagagaataatattaacaGGTCATCCATTCAAGTTCCACAAAAGAGTTATCACAGTGCGTTACATGTTTTTCCGACCAGAAGACGTGGAATGGTTCAAGTCAATTCCATTGTTTACCAAATCAGGTAGAACTGGTTTCATTAAAGAAAGTCTTGGAACTCATGGTTACTTTAAGGCCACATTTGATGGTAAATTATCGGCTCAAGACACTGTTGCAATGCCATTATTCAGGCGTGTTTGGCCAAGTACATCTATTGCTTGGCAATATTAG
- the IKI3 gene encoding Elongator subunit IKI3 (similar to Ashbya gossypii AER047C), with translation MRNLIILNRGKLTPTSHSHPDLQLLTSSFDILSDSITCVLHALDNGVIEVQQYRKDGTVNDLASFFVQSYNDKLLSFIHFADINQLIFVFAQGDIICATYDPTSLNPEETVVEVVGSIDNGIMAAEWSYDEETLAILTMDRSVVLLSRQFEPIAETKLEADDLKISKHVTVGWGTKETQFRGKGARAMEREALESLKNSGLVGNELRDPTMPFKVDSGAITEMDNKSGAISWRSDCEYFVVSTVEVVKDAEDESKDLERRALRVYSRDGQLDSASEPVDGLEHNLAWKPQGSLIAGIQRKIDTPNEESLDLVFFERNGLRHGEFNTRLAIDERINSLAWNASSEVLAVVLENRIQLWTTKNYHWYLKQELYGNNIRFFKWNPEKDFTLMYGDLNDIYVVDLTYKMALGPTIKPFDRGTALVIDGKTVNITPFTIANVPPPVYFRDFEAPGNVIDVATSRSNELYAALVESALVLASVPSIDAMVRGKHPVIVTTIPKHQFATELDIVRQVAFINDNFIGVLLDSDNISRIALISIADITQPSLLTIVDTYTKVVLLRSSFEYNSLVYETRDCKIVQLDANGITAQIAQFPQLACDFRVKRISLSDTAHEWHEDQSKCIAIGLTSGGKLFANTVQLSSAVLSLEITDSLLLITTAQHYLQFVHLNTTEFQPLPPIEGDVFDERVRAIERGSLLVGVSPSKSAVVLQAPRGNLETIYPRIMVLAVVRKNISDGAYKEAFETCRTHRINLDILHDYAPEMFFGNLEGFINQIENVDYLNLFISCLSDEDVTETKYKETLDSNIAASLQVAPPQLTEMELYIKKKTFDSTNSKVNKICKAMLKVLLGNATYKEKYLQTILTSYACQNPPNLEDALTLIGELLNVEERDSAITYLCFLQDVNLVYKIALSLYDVELSLAVAQKSQMDPREYLPFLQKLHSNETGRRKFIIDDYLSNYEKALGHLAELEQSKDKVSEELIEYVQTHQLHKEALNIFRYETMKQNYIYYIYAQHLTSKQEYNEAGIVYEMLCKWSDAVAVYTLGNKWAEALSIVTTHFPKKIPEISEKLVNSLTLEHKYAAAAQIELKFLNNIPASVELYCKASAYDEAILLCSEKGQINLVTEVVDPALGEGFSTVAELIADCKSQVNSQLKRLRELRTKKEADPYAFYGQETEQADDVSIAPSETSTKESFFTRYTGKTGGTAKTGASRRTAKNKRREERKRARGKKGTIYEEEYLVQSIGRLIERLEQTQPDAVKLIDGLLRRNMREQAHQIQKGFMGLLAFLKDNVVEIYTISEKDRERIDEDGAVYYLPEIPIPELKGFPKRNIIDY, from the coding sequence ATGCGTAActtgataattttgaatCGAGGAAAGTTAACGCCCACTTCCCATTCACATCCTGATTTGCAACTGCTTACGAGCTCATTTGACATCCTTTCGGATAGTATAACATGTGTTTTACATGCTCTAGATAATGGTGTTATTGAAGTGCAGCAATATAGGAAAGATGGGACGGTAAATGATTTAGCATCCTTTTTTGTGCAATCCTATAACGACAAGCTACTTTCCTTTATACATTTTGCTGACATTAACCAActtatatttgtttttgcCCAGGGTGATATCATCTGCGCAACTTATGACCCCACGTCTTTAAATCCAGAGGAAACTGTTGTGGAAGTTGTGGGCTCTATCGATAATGGTATTATGGCTGCCGAATGGTCTTACGATGAAGAGACGCTGGCCATTTTAACCATGGATCGTTCTGTTGTGTTGTTGAGTCGGCAATTCGAGCCCATTGCGGAAACAAAATTGGAGGCAGATGATTTAAAGATTTCTAAGCATGTTACGGTTGGTTGGGGTACCAAGGAAACGCAGTTTAGAGGTAAAGGTGCACGTGCAATGGAAAGAGAAGCTCTGGAGTCATTAAAGAATTCCGGATTAGTTGGTAACGAGCTTCGTGATCCGACAATGCCATTCAAAGTTGATTCTGGAGCTATTACAGAAATGGATAACAAGTCTGGTGCTATATCGTGGAGATCCGATTGTGAATATTTTGTAGTTTCTACAGTTGAGGTAGTAAAGGATGCTGAAGACGAATCTAAGGATCTAGAGAGACGAGCTCTAAGGGTGTATTCTCGAGATGGACAGTTGGATAGTGCATCCGAGCCTGTTGATGGCTTGGAACATAATTTAGCTTGGAAGCCACAAGGTTCTTTAATTGCAGGAATTCAGCGTAAGATCGATACCCCAAATGAAGAATCTTTGGATTTAGTCTTTTTTGAACGTAATGGATTAAGACACGGTGAGTTTAACACACGTTTAGCAATCGACGAGCGTATTAACTCTTTGGCTTGGAATGCTAGCTCTGAAGTATTGGCAGTTGTTTTAGAAAACCGAATTCAACTCTGGACAACTAAAAATTACCATTGGTACTTAAAGCAAGAGTTATATGGGAATAACATAAGGTTTTTTAAGTGGAATCCTGAAAAGGACTTTACTTTAATGTACGGTGATCTAAACGACATTTATGTTGTTGATTTAACTTACAAAATGGCGTTGGGACCAACAATCAAGCCTTTTGATAGAGGAACAGCTTTGGTTATTGATGGAAAAACTGTTAACATTACGCCATTTACTATCGCCAATGTCCCACCTCCAGTATACTTCAGAGATTTTGAAGCACCAGGAAACGTCATTGATGTTGCGACTAGTCGTTCAAATGAACTTTATGCAGCCTTGGTGGAAAGTGCTTTAGTATTGGCCTCTGTACCATCCATTGATGCTATGGTCAGAGGAAAACACCCGGTTATTGTAACTACTATACCCAAACATCAGTTTGCTACAGAACTCGATATAGTGCGTCAAGTCGCGTTTATTAATGATAATTTCATTGGCGTTTTGTTAGACTctgataatatttcaagaatTGCGCTAATTAGTATTGCGGATATTACACAGCCTTCCCTTTTAACGATCGTAGACACCTACACAAAGGTTGTTCTCTTAAGAAGTTCATTCGAGTATAATTCGCTGGTTTATGAAACTCGTGACTGCAAAATAGTTCAATTGGATGCAAACGGTATCACGGCACAAATTGCTCAATTTCCTCAGTTAGCTTGCGATTTTCGTGTTAAGAGAATTAGTTTATCTGATACTGCTCACGAATGGCATGAGGATCAGTCAAAGTGTATCGCCATTGGATTAACAAGTGGCGGGAAACTGTTTGCTAATACTGTTCAGTTATCATCTGCTGTGCTCTCTTTAGAAATAACAGATTCACTACTTTTAATTACAACTGCTCAACACTATCTGCAATTTGTGCACTTGAACACAACTGAATTCCAGCCACTACCTCCCATTGAAGGTGATGTATTTGATGAAAGAGTTCGGGCGATTGAACGTGGTTCACTTTTGGTGGGAGTTAGTCCATCTAAATCGGCTGTTGTATTGCAAGCCCCTCGTGGTAATTTAGAGACAATATATCCTCGAATTATGGTATTGGCAGTTGTTAGAAAGAATATTAGCGATGGTGCTTATAAAGAAGCATTTGAAACTTGCCGCACACACAGAATAAACTTGGACATTTTACATGATTATGCCCCTGAAATGttttttggaaatcttGAAGGCTTTATCAACCAGATTGAAAATGTTGATTATCTAAATCTGTTTATATCCTGCTTAagcgatgaagatgttacagaaacaaaatacaaaGAAACGCTTGATTCCAATATTGCTGCATCTCTGCAAGTTGCACCACCACAACTTACCGAGATGGAATTATACATAAAGAAAAAGACTTTTGATTCAACCAACTCAAAGGTGAACAAGATCTGTAAAGCTATGTTGAAGGTTCTACTGGGCAATGCAACATACAAAGAAAAGTATTTACAAACTATTCTCACTTCGTATGCATGCCAGAATCCTCCTAACCTAGAGGATGCTCTGACTTTAATTGGAGAACTATTAAATGTTGAGGAAAGGGACTCTGCAATCACTTACCTATGTTTTTTGCAAGATGTTAATCTTGTCTATAAGATTGCATTATCTTTGTATGATGTTGAGCTATCACTGGCTGTTGCACAAAAGTCTCAAATGGACCCAAGGGAATATCTTCCGTTTTTGCAGAAATTGCATTCTAATGAGACCGGTCGTCGTAAATTTATAATTGATGATTATTTGAGTAACTATGAAAAAGCTTTGGGTCATCTAGCTGAACTTGAACAGTCAAAAGATAAAGTTTCGGAGGAATTAATAGAATACGTTCAAACCCATCAACTGCATAAGGAAGCACTGAATATTTTCCGTTATGAGACAATGAAACAAAactatatttattatatttatgcCCAACATTTGACGTCTAAAcaagaatataatgaagCAGGTATAGTGTATGAAATGTTGTGCAAATGGAGTGATGCTGTGGCAGTATACACTTTGGGTAATAAGTGGGCGGAGGCCCTGTCAATCGTGACGACACATTTCCCAAAGAAAATCCCCGAAATTTCTGAAAAACTTGTGAACTCGCTGACATTAGAACATAAatatgctgctgctgcccaAATTGAATTAAAGTTTCTGAATAACATTCCTGCGTCAGTTGAGTTATATTGTAAAGCCTCCGCTTACGATGAAGCAATATTACTTTGTAGTGAAAAAGGACAAATTAATTTAGTCACAGAAGTTGTAGATCCTGCTTTAGGTGAAGGATTTAGTACTGTGGCAGAACTAATAGCTGATTGTAAATCACAAGTCAATTCtcaattgaaaagattAAGGGAGCTTCGTACAAAAAAGGAAGCTGATCCTTATGCATTCTATGGACAAGAAACAGAACAAGCTGATGATGTTTCTATTGCGCCATCAGAAACATCTACCAAAGAATCCTTTTTTACTAGATATACGGGGAAGACTGGAGGTACTGCGAAGACTGGAGCCTCGAGGAGAACCGCCAAGAATAAACGCCGTGAAGAACGTAAACGTGCCCGTGGTAAGAAGGGAACAATatatgaagaagaatatttggTTCAGTCTATTGGTAGACTGATTGAACGGCTAGAACAGACACAGCCAGATGCAGTGAAATTGATTGATGGATTGTTGAGACGCAACATGAGAGAGCAAGCTCATCAGATCCAAAAGGGATTCATGGGCCTACTTGCATTCTTGAAAGATaatgttgttgaaatatATACCATCAGTGAAAAGGATCGTGAGAGAATAGATGAAGACGGTGCAGTCTACTACTTACCGGAGATCCCAATTCCGGAACTCAAAGGGTTCCCTAAAAggaatattattgattacTGA